ATTTTTATTTCGTGCTTTTCCATGTGCTAAAATCGTGAAATTTTGCCGTTGATGAAATAGTCCAAACGGGTCATTTCTTCATCTCCCGATGGATCTCGATTATAGTGCCTTTTCCCTCCCCGGTTGAAATTTTTACTTCCGCACCGATCTCTTCACACCGCTTTCGGATATTTTTAATACCGTTTCCGCCGAGTTTTTCAGCCTGCGACTCCATCCTGAAACCCCTGCCGTTGTCACAAATTACAATCGAAATACCGGTTGCCTCACCACTGATCGAAATCGAGATGAGGTCAGCCCCCGAGTGTTTTACTGAATTGATCACTGCCTCTTTTACTGACAGGTACATGTTTCGTCTGATTTCGTCCTGCAGTATCATGGATGTGTTGCCCATTTTTGAAAATTCGAATCTTATTCCGGCTGCCTCACACAATTCACCCGCCAGCAACCTTATTCTAAGCACAAGATTATCGACCGAATCGTTCTCGGGAGAAACCGACCATACAATATCCCTCATTGCCTGCTCTGCCTCCTGAATAAGAGAAGCCGACTTCCCGATCATTGTTTTTGCTGCCTCTTTATTCTCTCCCAGTATGCCGTTTGCCGACTGAATGTAGAGCCCGGCACTGCTAACAGTGGAAGCGAGATCGTCATGAAGATCACGGGCGATTCTGTCGCGTGTCTTTGCCCTCTCCTCCATTATCAGATTCTGCTTCTCCAGAGTTTCAATCTTTTTTCTCATTTTTCTTCTGACGATCGAGACCGGAATCGATACGGCAATCGAAAGTGCAATGATTGATGCGAGAACCGTAAACCAGACTGTTTTCCAGAACGGCGGGACTACAACAATCTTTGCAAGAAGGGTTTCCTCGCTCCACACCCCTTCCCGGTTTGAAGCTTTTACTTTTAACCTGTACTTGCCGGGAGGAATGTTTGAGAGATCAACTGTCCTCCTGTTTCCTGAACTCACCCACTCATCCGTCAGGCCTTCAAGTTTCCACATATATCCGTTGTAAGCGGGATTCTCAAAATTCAGTGCCGCCATTTCAAAAGAAAAGAAGTTCTCGTCATAATTTAACTCCACTTCACCGTTGATTATTCGGTCAAGAGAAGGTTTATTAAATATTCTGAAATCGGTCAATGCCACCTTTGGTTTTAGAGTGTCGGGAATCATCTCCCCGGGATTGAATACGGTGATGCCATCTGTCCCGCCAAAATAGAATTTCCCGTCACTTCCCATTAAATATGAATTCTGATTGAAACCGCTTGAAGCCAGTCCGTCACTTTTTGTGTAATTTCTTGATTTGAGAGTAAGGGGGTTTATTTTGGAGATTCCATTGTTTGACGAAACCCAAATGTTGCCTGAAGAGTCTTCGAGAATCCCGTAAATTGTGTTATTGGCGAGCCCGCCGGCGGTCGTAATTGTTCTTACAGATTTCAGGTCAGCCCCAAGGATATTCACACCACCCCCCATTGTGGCTAACCAGATGTTTCCATTTATGTCTTTATGAATCGCCATTATCTTGTCATTGTTCAGCTTGAGAGGGCTGGGTGCCTGTGTGCTGTAGCGGGTGTGGGTCATGTCCCGGGTATTTATTCTGAGCAACCCTTCGGAATTTGTACCCGCCCAAAGATATCCATTGTCATGGGACAGTGAAAGGATGTAGGTGTCTCCCTCCTGTCCAAAGTCAGCATGGTAATTGAATATTTTGTAGTCGCCTGAAACTGGGCTGTATCTGATTATCCCGTGGGTACTCCCGATCCAGAGATGTCCTTCTGTGTCTCCGGTTATTGAAATAATTTTGTTGATCCACTCATCGACCGACGGATTTGACTTGAAAAGAATTGTGGATGAACTCAAGTAGTCACCTGTAAACCGCAGTTTCAGCAGTCCCTTTTTGGTACCAGCCCAAATATCCTCCTTACTGTCTCTGAACAACCGGTACACCGGCACATTCTCAAAACCGTCAGGTAAATTTTGATTTTTAGTGAATTTCCCTGTTTTCAGGTCCAGTGTGTAAAGTCCACCGGTGGTACCTGTCAGGATTTTGGAACCGGGTAGCTCAATCATTGAAGTTATCCGGTCAGCCTGCGGGTTGATTCCTGAATTACCATCCCCGGGGTAATTCATAAACCTGCCACCCCGTTTCTCCAACTTGATCAATCCTGAGTGGGTACCCGTCCAGATATTGCCCGCGTAATCTTCCGAGATGGTATAAACACGCCCGTCAATCTTTATTTTCTCTTCATTTTCTCCCGGTATAAGCTCTCTGGAAACCCTCCTTTCTTTATCCAGACTGAAAAATCCTTCCGAAGTGGCAATTCTGATCACACCCTTGCCATCGATGTGAAGTTTGTACCCGTCAAAGGATGCCGGAGAGGCTACATTCAACAGTCTGACCACTTTCTTAAACTCTCCCTTGAGAACATTGTATTCGTGCAATTCTCCATATTTCGAGAGAAGCAGCATTGCGCCGTCTTTCATTTCAGAAATCATAACCACATCGAAACCCGCCGATACTCTTGTTACCCTTTGTAACCTGTCCACTAGAAGAAGGTCTTTTCCGGAATAAAAAACAGCCGCCACTTCAGCCTTTTGAGACTTTGGCTCATTATTCCTTACCTCCACCGGCTTTACAGAATTGAGATCGGAAATCCGGGTCAGAATTATCCCGTCCGGAGAAAGGAAGACCATGTGGTCACGATCGAATTTAACAGGGAACCCGTTGTAAACAGCGGTAAGAGGCTTCCCTTTGCTGTCCCTGAGCAACGAAAATTTATTTGTCCTCCTGTCCAGAAGATTGATTTCACCACTCACCGCAGTAACCCAGGGTCTGTCATTACCGTCAATTGCAACATTCACAAGGTTGTTGTTGGAGAGGGAATTTTTGTCACCGGGAGAGTGATTGAAGTTTCTGAATTCGTGTCCGTCATACCGGTAAAGACCGTCCCAGGTCGCAATCCACAGGAAACCTGCCGGGTCCTGTTGAATTGATCTGACAGCAGACGACGACAGACCCTGCTCAACTCCGATGAAAACAGGTCTGTACTGGCAGAAAATGTTTTGCCAAAGAATAAAGGTCAGGATCAGATAAAGAAACCGCATCTTTTCTCCTTGTCTTTACGGTAATTTCCATGGTTAATTCCGGGAACTGTGGATTCCTTCATGTCTGTTTGGTGATTTTTCAAATTTTTGAACGGGAAACTGCAAAGATACCCAATAGTAAAATTCTATAAAATCGATAAAAAACATCATTTATGAGTCAAAATTCATTTTAAATTTTGTTTTTAACTTTTAAACTGTATATTAGTATTCGTTCACTGTCATCTTTTTTATTAACTATACGCATAGGTACATGTTTGGATGAAATTTTTACCCGGGACGAGCTTGCTGAAAAGCTCGACATCTCGAAAAGAATTCTGGCAGAGTGGGAAAAAGAAGAGCTTGTAAAGCATTCCGGTATCTCCGACGACGGCACTGAACTCTATTTCCTCTATCAGCTTGAAAGATGCCGCCACCTTAAAAAACTGCACGATGTCGGCTATGGTATCGAGGCGATCAAAAAGATCATCAAGAAAGTCGGGCTTCCCAAATTGCCCGTTGACAGCGAGAGATACGGACTGAATGTCACTTTTCTGACCGTTGGTCAACTCGCTGAAAATGTAAAAGTGAGCCCCAGAACAATTAAACACTGGGAGGAGATGGGAATAATAGAGCCCGAGATGCGAAGTGAAGGAGGATACAGACTGTATGCCCCCAATTATATTTTCATTTGCAATCTCATAAAGGATCTGCAGTTGTTCGGTTACTCACTTGAGGAGATAAAAAGGGTGGCTGACAAATTCAAGGTTTTTCTTGGCTTGAATCAAAATCTCGAATCCCGTCCCTTTGAAGAAGCAGAGGAACAACTTGAAGACCTGCTTTCCGCTGTCGATGGACTTTTTGCAAAAATGGAACTCTTCAAAGAAGGCATTACCCGCTGGGAGGACATTTTACGCAAAAAAAGAAAAGAGATAGTCGCATTGAAGCAAAGAAATTCAAAAAGAGCAGCAGGATCAAAAGGGAAAACACCATGAGATACTCAAAATTGTACCCTGTCATCAAAGAGAAATATTCGCTGGATTATGATTCGCTGACCGTCGACGAACTTGATATTAAAATCTCCAATCTTGAGTTCAACAGTGATATAACAGGTCTTTATCCCGAGGGTGATGAATATTCTGAAATCAATCCTTTGGTGAAGGCTCTTATGAAATATTATCTGTCGCAGAATCAGTTTTCCGACCGTTACCTCCTCAAAATGCTCGATGTTCCTGACAGTGAAGTAGAGGAAAACAACCGATTTCGTTATTCGATCCTGTCGGATTCAAAATCTGCAAATGCCGGTTCCGCCATAATTCTTTTGCACGGACTCAATGAAAGAGGCTGGGAAAAATACCTGACATGGGCATCGTCCCTGCTGAAAAAGACAGGGAAACCTGTGATACTCTTTCCCAATGCCTTCCACATGAACAGGGCTCCAAAAAACTGGTCCAACTTCCGTCTGATGAACGAGATTTCGAGCGAACGAAAAAATCTGCTTCCGGGAGTTGCACTCTCAAGTCCGGTAAATGCCGCCATTTCCACACGACTTCAATTCGTTCCACAAAGATTCGTCTATTCAGGTATTCAGACTATTCGAGATATAATATCCCTTGCAACAGAAATTAGAGAAGGATTAGTCAGCGGACTTGCAAAAGGCACAACAGTCGATTTCTTTGGTTACTCAATCGGGGCGTTTATATCTGAGATTTTAATGATGAGTAATCCCTACGGGCTTTTCAACAATTCGAGATGTGTACTTTTTTGCGGCGGGACAACCCTGAACAAAATGGCACCCGTCAATAAATATATCCTCGACAGTGAAGCTGCCGATGCCATACAAAATTTTTATGTCCATAAATTTGAACAAAACCTTACTGTGGACGACAGGCTCCGGTCCCTCTTCGGTTCGGAATCGGAGGAGGCATTTTTGTTCAAGGCAATGCTCGGACACGATGAAAACCTTCCCGTCAGAAAACGCTATCTTGCAAAAATCAGAGACAGGGTATTTGCCATGGGTATGGCGAAGGATACAGTCATTCCTGCCGCATCGATTCAAGAGGCTTTGATTTCGGATCACCCTAAAAAAATCAGATTCGAACTGATCGATCCGGGTTACAATTATACACATGAGAATCCATTCCCCCTCCTCTTAAAAACAGAAAATGAGGTTGAAGAGTGTTTCGACCGGGTTTTTTCGAAAGCAGCAACCTTTTTGAATTAACCGGGGAAGAACAGTTTTGTAATCCCGGTCTCAAGGTGACGCCTTCGGAATGCACCTTTGGACGGGTGGTGCCGACCCGGTTTTGGATTATTACAATAATTTGGAATAATTATCGAATTACATTATTATACGAAACTATTTTATAAATATTGACATTTTTTCTTGTTTGTAATTCAGAAGAAATTTATTTTAGGGTATAAAGTAATTTTAAATTCTGAATTAGAACAAGATACTCAAAATGAAAAAAATAGTCATAATTCTGCTGGTGTTTTTTCTGACAATCGTGAGTGTGATACTTTTCCTTCGTCCCAAGGAAGTGGCACAGGACATGACTGTCAAACTGAAGGAAAAATACTCCAAGAAGCATGTCCCGTCGGTGGATCACTCAAAGTTTGCAGTACTTCAAAAGAAATTCAACCGCCCTCAGGAAATAACTGAAGCCTGCATTTCATGCCACACCGAAAGACATAAAGAGGTGATGAAATCGAGTCACTGGAACTGGGAGCGGGAAGAGTATGTGAGGGGTCGCGGTATCATTCACATCGGAAAACACAATGCGATAAACAACTTCTGTATCGGTGTCGAAGGGAACGAACAAAGTTGTGCAAAATGCCATATCGGATTTGGCATGACGGATGCACTGAAGGGGTACACGGATTCCACAAACATCGATTGCCTTATCTGCCATGACAATTCGGAGACCTACGCAAAAGGTTCTGAAATGGGTGGAGCCCCCGATCCAAAACTTGATCTGAACAAGGTGGCTCAAAGTGTGGGTCAACCCAAAAGAACGAACTGTGGAGTATGCCATTTCTTTGGCGGTGGAGGAAACAATGTAAAACATGGCGACCTCGATAAAGCTATGTTTGACGGTTCAAAAGATATCGATGTTCACATGGGTACCGATGGTGCCAACATGTCGTGCGTCGATTGTCACACCTCACAGAACCACCTGATGAAGGGAAAGGTTTATTCACTTTCTTCGATGAACCGTGACAGATCAACATGCGAACAGTGCCATACTGAGAACCCGCATGAAGCCGCAATTCTAAACGAACACACCCTGAAAGTTGCATGCCAGACCTGCCACATCCCTGTCTATGCCAAAGTAAACGCTACAAAAATGGAGTGGGACTGGTCGACAGCAGGCAAGCTAAAAGACGGCAAACCTTTTGAAATTGACGATAAAGACGGAAACCACACTTACCTTTCAATTAAAGGCAGCTTCACCTGGGGAACCAATGTAAAGCCTGATTATGTCTGGTTTAACGGTACTGCCGACCACTATTTGATAGGAGATACAGTATCCGACACAACAAAACCGCTTCAGGTAAACACACTTAACGGCTCCTATTCCGATCCCGAGTCGAAAATTACCCCCGTTAAAATTCACAAGGCAAGACAACCATATGATCCTGTCAATAAAATGCTGATCCAGCCTAAACTTTTCGCCGACAAAAAAGGTGAAGGAGCTCTCTGGAAAGATTTTGACTGGGTGCGCGCCTCGAGGATTGGAATGGAGGAAGTGGGCTTGCCATTCAGCGGTCAGCTCTCATTTATAAGAACCGAGATGACATGGCCCGTTAATCACATGGTTTCCACTAAAGAGAAGACGGTTTCGTGCTCAGAGTGCCACAGCCGCAATGAGAGCAGACTCGCCGGGTTGAACGACTTTTACATGCCTGCCAGAGACCATTCACCCGTGATCGACACAGCCGGTAAATGGATTATTTTCCTGAGCATCCTCGGTATCTTTGCTCACGGCTCCCTGAGAATATTCTCGAACCGTAAACAGAGAAAGGAAGGCTCAAAATGAAAAAACAGGTTTATATCTACAGATCATTCGAAAGATTCTGGCACTGGACTCAGGCTTTCCTCATATTTTTCCTCGCAGCAACAGGATTTGAGGTGCATGGATCATTCAAGTTCTTCGGGTATCAAAATGCGGTAGAATACCACAACATTGCAGCTTATGCTTTCATAATCCTTATTGTCTTCGCTATTTTCTGGCATTTCTCTACAGGTGAGTGGAAACAGTATCTCCCCACCTTCACAAACATGAAGGCACAGATCAATTTCTATCTGACCGGTATTTTCAAAAATGCACCGCATCCTACAAAGAAAACGGTTCTCAGCAAACTGAATCCACTCCAGCGACTGGTTTATCTGGGACTTAAACTTCTCGTCATTCCTGTCATGGTGGCTTCAGGGCTGCTCTATATGTTCTACCGTTACCCGCAAAAAGGGACGATTGTCGGATTGAACATCGACACCATTGAGCCAATCGCCCTCTTCCATACAGCCGGAGCTTTCGCTCTGATCGCTTTTATTGTGGTTCACCTTTATCTGATTACCACGGGTCATAAACCGACTACAAATCTGAAAGCAATGATTACCGGGTATGAAGAACTTGATGACGAAGCCGGGGAAGAAAACAGAAAAAAAGAGGTTGAGCCTGTCGAAGATTCAGCCGTAAAAATTGAGAATTGAGGTTTGACATGAACGAAACAAAATATATGAATCCCTATCTTGCAGGCTTTTTCCTTGGTCTGCTGTTGCTCGTAACAATTTTTGTGACCGGAAGGGGTCTGGGTGCAAGTGGTGCAGTCAAGAGCGGAGTGGTCGCAACTGTAAGCAGTGTGGCACCCACACATGCTCAGGAATCGAAATTCTATAAGGAATATCTCGATGAACACGAGAACAACCCTTTAAAAAACTGGCTCGTTTTCGAAGTGCTTGGAGTAATTGTCGGTGCCTTTATTTCGGGGCTTGTATCCAACCGGCTAAATTTTACTCTTGAAAAAATCCCGACCGTTACCACCAAAACGAGGGTGATTACCGCATTTATTGGCGGGGCACTCTTCGGACTGGGCTCACAACTCGGAAGAGGCTGCACCAGTGGTTCCGCACTTAGCGGTATGGCGGTTATGTCAACAGGCGGGCTGATAACAATGTTCGCAATTTTTGGAGCTGCTTATGCCTTTGCATGGTTCTTCAGGAAATTGTGGCTTGTGGAAGGAGGTAAATAATGGGACCTTTAGTACCCGATTTTATCGGAAATGAACTGAATTTTGTTGTCGCAATCCTTATTGGCATCGCCTTTGGATATATCCTCGAACAGGCGGGCTTCTCGACTTCCAAGAAGCTGGTAGGCTTGTTTTATGGATACGATTTTACCGTCTTGCGTGTCTTTTTTACCGCCGGCATTACAGCGATGATTGGAGTTGTCATCCTTGGACATTACGGACTCCTCGACCTTAGCCTTATCTATGTTAATCCGACTTTTCTTTGGTCAGCGATTGTTGGCGGACTCATCATGGGACTCGGATTTGTTATCGGAGGTTTTTGCCCCGGCACGAGTGTTTGCGCTGCCGCAATCGGTAAAATTGATGCAATGATCTTTGTGGTCGGCGGTGCCTTTGGTGTACTCTTTTTTGCCGAGGGATACCCCTGGTTTGAAGAGCTGTACAAAGCCGAAAACTGGGGAAATGTAACCATGTTTGATACACTGGGAATATCTCAGGGCATCTTTGCATTCGGCATGACTGCAATGGCGGTGGGCGCTTTCTGGTTCACAACATGGGTCGAAAAGAAAGTGAATAAATCTGAGAATCCCGAACTGCAGCCTAAAAAACTCTATCTCGGACTTGGACTCACCCTATTTGTTCTCGGAATTATTACCTTATTCATGCCGGAAAGAAGGACAGAGCTTCTCGCAGATGCAGCGACAGCCGCCACCTCCGAAAAAATAAACACCGTATCAGTGGATGAACTCGCCTTCAGGTTGCTCGACAACGACAAAAAACTTCAGATAATCGACCTTCGTCCCGCAAAAATGTTCGGTCAGTTCAGCCTGCCCGGCTCCGTAAACATGACATTTGAAGAACTCTTCGGCAAGGATGCATTCAAAATTCTCGCTCTCAAAGAGAAAAAAATCCTCTTCATCGCCAACACCGAAGCCGATGAAAAGAAAGCAGCATTTATTGCCGATGAACTGGGATACAAAAACTTCTCGATCCTCGAAGGCGGTCTCGACGCATTCAAAAAGGAAATCCTTGAATACGCTCCAAAATCCGAACCCGTCACCCGTCAGGAAAAAGACACCCACAGATTTCGCACCAGAGCAGTAAAAGAACTTCCCGTTCTCATCCAGAACGCCAAGAAAAGCGCCGCTCCGAAGAAGAAATCCACAAGAGTGATAGGGGGATGCTGATTAATCCAATAATGCAATAATCCAATAATGCAGTAATATCCTGTAAAAAAGTTCACTTACAATCAAAAACTGATGGTTGAATAATTATTGGATTATTGCATTACTGCATTATTGCATTATCTCTATCTTTCCATTCCTGATTTTTTATTTTTTTGAGAGAAATGAGCAAGCAAGAGATTAAAGAGAATGCTTTAAATATTGCCGGATTTATGCCGGCAACATTGAGACCTCCGCATTCGATCGAGATTGAGCAATTTGTTTTGGGTGCACTTCTGATCGACCCTGAATCGATAAACAAAGCGGTTGCTGTTATCGACAAGGATGCATTTTACAAACCCGCACACCAGATGATATTCACCGCAATGATTTCCCTCTACAACGAGCGGGAACCGGTGGATGTCTCCACCGTTTTTAACGAATTGATGAGGCTTAAAAAACTTGAAGATGTGGGTGGTCTCGGTTATCTCTCTGAACTCGGAAACAATATTTCATCCGCTGCAAATGTCGAATATCATCTCAAAATTCTTGTTGAGAAGAAGATTCTCCGCGACCTTATTTCAGTTTCACACGGAATTGCAGGCAAGGCATATCAGGCGGAAGATACGGCACTTAAAATTCTTGACGATGCAGAATCCAGGATTTTTCAAATATCTGAAACACGGTCGAGGAAAACCTACATCGACATGAAGCGGGCTGTTACGCAGACGATGGAATATATCGAGATTGTCCATACCCGAAATGCTGCCGGAGTTGTGGGCGTGCCAACAGGATTCTACGATCTTGATGAAATGCTCGGTGGCTTCCAGAATTCCGATCTCATCATCCTTGCGGCAAGACCCTCGATGGGAAAAACCGCTCTCGCCCTCTCATTTGCAAGAAATGCGGCTGTTGATTTCAAACTACCCGTGGCAGTATTCTCACTTGAGATGGCGACAACTCAGCTTGTTACCCGTTTGATCTGCGGTGAAGCAAAAATTTCAGGTCAGGCGATCAGAAAGGGAAGAATGAGTGCGGAAGAGAGTTCCAGACTTGCAAGATATGGTGCCAAACTCGCTGACGCTCCCATGTATATTGATGACATGCCGGGTCAAACAGTGCTTGAAATTAGAGCGAAATCGAGAAGGTTGAAGGCTGAATACGGAATTAAACTTATTGTGATCGATTATCTCCAGCTCATGCAGGGACACACAGACACCGAAAGCCGCGAACGGGAAATTTCGATGATCTCCCGCTCTCTTAAAGGACTGGCAAAAGACCTCGACATTCCCATTATTGCGCTCTCCCAGTTAAACCGTGAATCGGAAAAAAGAGTCGATAAAAAGCCGATGCTCTCCGATCTTCGTGAATCGGGTTCGATTGAACAGGATGCGGATGTGGTAATGTTTATCCACAGACCCGAATATTACGGCAAGGAAGTGGACAGCGATGGTAACTCTCTGAAAGGGATTGCGGAAGTGATCATCGCCAAACACAGAAACGGTCCCGTGGGAGATGTGAAATTGAAATTTTTACACGAATATACCAAGTTTGAAAACCTTGCACATTTCAATCCTTATGCAGCACTACCTGAGGATGGAAAAAGCCCGATGTAGATTGTTCTTAGGTATCAGGTTTTAGGTAGCAGGTATTATTTTTTGATATAAAATATCTTTCGCCACAAAAGTATCTCTGGTCGGCAGGACAATCGAGACGATTGTCGCTCCTTTTCCGAAATCAAATTATCCCCTCTGCGAAAATCCGTCAAACCTGCGTGTATCTGCGTCCCCTTCAGCCTTCAATCAAACTTCTGAGTCTGGCGAGGTTTTCCAGGTCTTCCAACTGTTCTTTCCCTTTTGGGGTTTCGAGGATTTTGGGGATGTGGAGCAGTCTTTTATCATTCAGCAGATTACGGAAGCCTTCGAGACCGATGAACCCGTCGCCGATGTTTTCGTGGCGGTCGACCCTGCTGCCGAGGGGTTTTTTGCTGTCGTTGAAGTGGAAAGCCTGCAGGCGGTCGAGTCCGATGATTCTGTCGAATTCTGCGATTACAGCTTCATAGTTTGCGGGATCTTTTATGTCGTAGCCTGCAGCGAAGATGTGTGCGGTATCGATGCAAACCGACATTCTGTCCTGTTCCTTAACGAGAGCAATGATATCACGGGCGTGTTCAAATTTATATCCGATGGCAGTCCCCTGTCCCGCAGTCAGTTCGATCATGCTTTTAACTT
The sequence above is a segment of the Bacteroidota bacterium genome. Coding sequences within it:
- a CDS encoding histidine kinase, which gives rise to MRFLYLILTFILWQNIFCQYRPVFIGVEQGLSSSAVRSIQQDPAGFLWIATWDGLYRYDGHEFRNFNHSPGDKNSLSNNNLVNVAIDGNDRPWVTAVSGEINLLDRRTNKFSLLRDSKGKPLTAVYNGFPVKFDRDHMVFLSPDGIILTRISDLNSVKPVEVRNNEPKSQKAEVAAVFYSGKDLLLVDRLQRVTRVSAGFDVVMISEMKDGAMLLLSKYGELHEYNVLKGEFKKVVRLLNVASPASFDGYKLHIDGKGVIRIATSEGFFSLDKERRVSRELIPGENEEKIKIDGRVYTISEDYAGNIWTGTHSGLIKLEKRGGRFMNYPGDGNSGINPQADRITSMIELPGSKILTGTTGGLYTLDLKTGKFTKNQNLPDGFENVPVYRLFRDSKEDIWAGTKKGLLKLRFTGDYLSSSTILFKSNPSVDEWINKIISITGDTEGHLWIGSTHGIIRYSPVSGDYKIFNYHADFGQEGDTYILSLSHDNGYLWAGTNSEGLLRINTRDMTHTRYSTQAPSPLKLNNDKIMAIHKDINGNIWLATMGGGVNILGADLKSVRTITTAGGLANNTIYGILEDSSGNIWVSSNNGISKINPLTLKSRNYTKSDGLASSGFNQNSYLMGSDGKFYFGGTDGITVFNPGEMIPDTLKPKVALTDFRIFNKPSLDRIINGEVELNYDENFFSFEMAALNFENPAYNGYMWKLEGLTDEWVSSGNRRTVDLSNIPPGKYRLKVKASNREGVWSEETLLAKIVVVPPFWKTVWFTVLASIIALSIAVSIPVSIVRRKMRKKIETLEKQNLIMEERAKTRDRIARDLHDDLASTVSSAGLYIQSANGILGENKEAAKTMIGKSASLIQEAEQAMRDIVWSVSPENDSVDNLVLRIRLLAGELCEAAGIRFEFSKMGNTSMILQDEIRRNMYLSVKEAVINSVKHSGADLISISISGEATGISIVICDNGRGFRMESQAEKLGGNGIKNIRKRCEEIGAEVKISTGEGKGTIIEIHREMKK
- a CDS encoding MerR family transcriptional regulator yields the protein MDEIFTRDELAEKLDISKRILAEWEKEELVKHSGISDDGTELYFLYQLERCRHLKKLHDVGYGIEAIKKIIKKVGLPKLPVDSERYGLNVTFLTVGQLAENVKVSPRTIKHWEEMGIIEPEMRSEGGYRLYAPNYIFICNLIKDLQLFGYSLEEIKRVADKFKVFLGLNQNLESRPFEEAEEQLEDLLSAVDGLFAKMELFKEGITRWEDILRKKRKEIVALKQRNSKRAAGSKGKTP
- a CDS encoding DUF6051 family protein, with protein sequence MRYSKLYPVIKEKYSLDYDSLTVDELDIKISNLEFNSDITGLYPEGDEYSEINPLVKALMKYYLSQNQFSDRYLLKMLDVPDSEVEENNRFRYSILSDSKSANAGSAIILLHGLNERGWEKYLTWASSLLKKTGKPVILFPNAFHMNRAPKNWSNFRLMNEISSERKNLLPGVALSSPVNAAISTRLQFVPQRFVYSGIQTIRDIISLATEIREGLVSGLAKGTTVDFFGYSIGAFISEILMMSNPYGLFNNSRCVLFCGGTTLNKMAPVNKYILDSEAADAIQNFYVHKFEQNLTVDDRLRSLFGSESEEAFLFKAMLGHDENLPVRKRYLAKIRDRVFAMGMAKDTVIPAASIQEALISDHPKKIRFELIDPGYNYTHENPFPLLLKTENEVEECFDRVFSKAATFLN
- a CDS encoding tetrathionate reductase family octaheme c-type cytochrome, which encodes MKKIVIILLVFFLTIVSVILFLRPKEVAQDMTVKLKEKYSKKHVPSVDHSKFAVLQKKFNRPQEITEACISCHTERHKEVMKSSHWNWEREEYVRGRGIIHIGKHNAINNFCIGVEGNEQSCAKCHIGFGMTDALKGYTDSTNIDCLICHDNSETYAKGSEMGGAPDPKLDLNKVAQSVGQPKRTNCGVCHFFGGGGNNVKHGDLDKAMFDGSKDIDVHMGTDGANMSCVDCHTSQNHLMKGKVYSLSSMNRDRSTCEQCHTENPHEAAILNEHTLKVACQTCHIPVYAKVNATKMEWDWSTAGKLKDGKPFEIDDKDGNHTYLSIKGSFTWGTNVKPDYVWFNGTADHYLIGDTVSDTTKPLQVNTLNGSYSDPESKITPVKIHKARQPYDPVNKMLIQPKLFADKKGEGALWKDFDWVRASRIGMEEVGLPFSGQLSFIRTEMTWPVNHMVSTKEKTVSCSECHSRNESRLAGLNDFYMPARDHSPVIDTAGKWIIFLSILGIFAHGSLRIFSNRKQRKEGSK
- a CDS encoding cytochrome b/b6 domain-containing protein, with translation MKKQVYIYRSFERFWHWTQAFLIFFLAATGFEVHGSFKFFGYQNAVEYHNIAAYAFIILIVFAIFWHFSTGEWKQYLPTFTNMKAQINFYLTGIFKNAPHPTKKTVLSKLNPLQRLVYLGLKLLVIPVMVASGLLYMFYRYPQKGTIVGLNIDTIEPIALFHTAGAFALIAFIVVHLYLITTGHKPTTNLKAMITGYEELDDEAGEENRKKEVEPVEDSAVKIEN
- a CDS encoding YeeE/YedE family protein, encoding MNETKYMNPYLAGFFLGLLLLVTIFVTGRGLGASGAVKSGVVATVSSVAPTHAQESKFYKEYLDEHENNPLKNWLVFEVLGVIVGAFISGLVSNRLNFTLEKIPTVTTKTRVITAFIGGALFGLGSQLGRGCTSGSALSGMAVMSTGGLITMFAIFGAAYAFAWFFRKLWLVEGGK
- a CDS encoding YeeE/YedE family protein; its protein translation is MGPLVPDFIGNELNFVVAILIGIAFGYILEQAGFSTSKKLVGLFYGYDFTVLRVFFTAGITAMIGVVILGHYGLLDLSLIYVNPTFLWSAIVGGLIMGLGFVIGGFCPGTSVCAAAIGKIDAMIFVVGGAFGVLFFAEGYPWFEELYKAENWGNVTMFDTLGISQGIFAFGMTAMAVGAFWFTTWVEKKVNKSENPELQPKKLYLGLGLTLFVLGIITLFMPERRTELLADAATAATSEKINTVSVDELAFRLLDNDKKLQIIDLRPAKMFGQFSLPGSVNMTFEELFGKDAFKILALKEKKILFIANTEADEKKAAFIADELGYKNFSILEGGLDAFKKEILEYAPKSEPVTRQEKDTHRFRTRAVKELPVLIQNAKKSAAPKKKSTRVIGGC
- the dnaB gene encoding replicative DNA helicase; this encodes MSKQEIKENALNIAGFMPATLRPPHSIEIEQFVLGALLIDPESINKAVAVIDKDAFYKPAHQMIFTAMISLYNEREPVDVSTVFNELMRLKKLEDVGGLGYLSELGNNISSAANVEYHLKILVEKKILRDLISVSHGIAGKAYQAEDTALKILDDAESRIFQISETRSRKTYIDMKRAVTQTMEYIEIVHTRNAAGVVGVPTGFYDLDEMLGGFQNSDLIILAARPSMGKTALALSFARNAAVDFKLPVAVFSLEMATTQLVTRLICGEAKISGQAIRKGRMSAEESSRLARYGAKLADAPMYIDDMPGQTVLEIRAKSRRLKAEYGIKLIVIDYLQLMQGHTDTESREREISMISRSLKGLAKDLDIPIIALSQLNRESEKRVDKKPMLSDLRESGSIEQDADVVMFIHRPEYYGKEVDSDGNSLKGIAEVIIAKHRNGPVGDVKLKFLHEYTKFENLAHFNPYAALPEDGKSPM
- a CDS encoding deoxyribonuclease IV, coding for MNPHDQLLGAHTSIQGGVNAAIPLAENLGFTAMQIFTKNNNRWVAPPLKPEDAEVFKSGISKSSIKFVMAHDSYLINLGAPADEMFNKSVDAMVDELERCEMLGIPQLNFHPGAHLGEGEDFGVKRIASALDIIHDRTPGFKVKSMIELTAGQGTAIGYKFEHARDIIALVKEQDRMSVCIDTAHIFAAGYDIKDPANYEAVIAEFDRIIGLDRLQAFHFNDSKKPLGSRVDRHENIGDGFIGLEGFRNLLNDKRLLHIPKILETPKGKEQLEDLENLARLRSLIEG